From a region of the Chrysemys picta bellii isolate R12L10 chromosome 7, ASM1138683v2, whole genome shotgun sequence genome:
- the LCOR gene encoding ligand-dependent corepressor isoform X2: MQRMIRQFAAEYTSKNSSTQDSSQPNSTKNQSLLKASLVASSPTAATAQNPVLSKLLMADQDSPLDLTVRKSQSEPSEQDGVLDLSTKKSPCAGSTSLSHSPASSSTAGNGRPGRPSQHHPEGLRSGDGVPPRSLQDGTREAYGHSTSLKVPLARSLQISEELLSRNQFSTAASHGPSGLQNHGQHLILSREASWAKPHYEFNFSRMKFRGNGALSNISDLPFLTENSAFQKMALHTKQDGKKDVSHSSPVDLKIPQVRGMDLSWESRTGDQYSYSSLVMGSQTESALSKKLRAILPKQNRRSLLDAGPDSWGSDAEQSTSGQPYPTSDQEGDPGSKQPRKKRGRYRQYNSEILEEAISVVMSGKMSVSKAQSIYGIPHSTLEYKVKERLGTLKNPPKKKMKLMRSEGQDVSIKMELDPQGEAAQSANESKDE; the protein is encoded by the exons ATGCAGCGAATGATCCGACAGTTTGCTGCTGAATATACCTCAAAAAATAGCTCTACTCAGGACTCCAGCCAGCCCAATAGCACAAAGAACCAAAGCCTGCTGAAAGCATCTCTGGTCGCCTCCTCTCCCACGGCTGCAACTGCTCAGAACCCTGTGCTCAGCAAACTTCTCATGGCTGACCAAGACTCGCCTCTGGACCTTACTGTCAGAAAGTCTCAGTCAGAACCTAGTGAACAAG ACGGAGTGCTTGATCTGTCCACTAAGAAAAGTCCTTGTGCCGGCAGCACCTCTCTGAGCCATTCTCCAGCCAGCTCCAGTACTGCAGGGAATGG GcgacctgggagacccagccagcACCATCCAGAGGGACTTCGGAGTGGTGATGGGGTACCTCCAAGAAGCTTGCAAGATGGAACCAGGGAAGCTTATGGCCACTCCACATCTCTTAAAGTTCCACTGGCTCGATCACTACAGATTAGCGAAGAACTGCTGAGCAGAAACCAGTTTTCTACAGCTGCCAGCCATGGGCCATCTGGACTGCAGAATCATGGACAGCACTTAATATTATCCAGGGAGGCTTCTTGGGCAAAACCACACTATGAATTCAATTTCAGCCGCATGAAATTCAGGGGAAATGGTGCACTCAGCAACATCAGTGACCTTCCTTTTCTTACAGAAAACTCTGCCTTTCAAAAAATGGCACTTCATACTAAACAGGATGGGAAAAAGGATGTGAGCCATTCATCTCCTGTGGATTTAAAGATACCACAAGTTCGAGGCATGGACCTTTCATGGGAGTCCCGCACTGGTGACCAGTACAGCTATAGCTCTTTGGTAATGGGTTCACAAACGGAGAGCGCGCTTAGTAAAAAGTTAAGGGCTATCcttccaaaacaaaacaggagaaGTTTGCTGGATGCTGGACCAGATTCCTGGGGCTCAGATGCTGAGCAGTCTACCTCTGGACAGCCATATCCCACCTCTGATCAAGAGGGAGATCCTGGCTCCAAGCAACCTAGGAAGAAAAGAGGGAGATACAGACAGTACAACAGCGAGATACTGGAGGAAGCAATCTCTGTGGTTATGAGTGGGAAAATGAGTGTTTCCAAAGCTCAGAGTATTTATGGGATTCCCCACAGTACACTGGAGTACAAAGTTAAAGAGAGGCTGGGCACTTTGAAAAACCCtccaaagaaaaaaatgaaattaatgaggTCGGAGGGGCAGGATGTTTCAATAAAGATGGAATTAGATCCCCAGGGAGAGGCAGCACAAAGTGCGAATGAATCAAAAGATGAATAG